From the genome of Desulfuribacillus stibiiarsenatis, one region includes:
- a CDS encoding peptidase U32 family protein, translating into MKKPELLSPAGNLEKLKMAVRYGADAVYIAGERFGLRKAAGNFTFQDMREGVEFAHSHQAKVYVAANIIAHNDDLVGLDEYLIEVAKTGIDAIIFADPAIYMAAKRVIPEMPLHVSTQASTTNWQTVKFWADLGVERVVLARELSLQEITEVHKNVNTEIECFVHGAMCVAYSGRCLLSNYMANRDANRGGCAQSCRWNYSVATEQNIEHANEQSQKQWSLKTEGHYLMNSRDLCMVEHIPEMIQAGITSFKIEGRMKSIHYVATVTNVYRQAIDLYLQNPDAYKVDPNWIKEIQKASHRPLSTGFYLQKPTEKEQMYRAGEQFRRYDFVGMVMEYNEETRIATVEQRNNFKVGDELEVVSPGGVHFQQLIHWITNAKGEQVDVAPHPLEIVYIPMDQPVKPYSLFRKESSISVDA; encoded by the coding sequence ATGAAGAAACCAGAGCTTTTATCGCCTGCTGGCAACTTAGAAAAATTAAAAATGGCAGTACGCTATGGGGCAGACGCGGTCTATATAGCAGGAGAACGATTTGGGTTACGTAAAGCGGCGGGGAATTTTACATTCCAAGACATGCGTGAGGGAGTAGAGTTTGCCCATTCACATCAAGCGAAGGTTTATGTGGCAGCCAATATCATTGCACATAATGATGACCTGGTAGGATTAGATGAATATCTCATAGAAGTTGCCAAAACAGGGATTGATGCCATTATCTTCGCAGATCCTGCAATCTATATGGCAGCGAAACGAGTGATCCCAGAGATGCCTTTGCATGTCAGCACACAAGCAAGCACAACAAACTGGCAGACTGTAAAATTCTGGGCGGACTTAGGTGTTGAGAGGGTCGTATTAGCCAGAGAACTATCGCTACAAGAGATTACTGAGGTTCACAAAAATGTAAACACAGAAATTGAGTGCTTCGTCCACGGTGCAATGTGTGTAGCATATTCTGGTCGATGCTTACTCTCTAATTATATGGCGAATCGTGATGCAAATAGGGGCGGGTGTGCTCAATCGTGTCGTTGGAATTATTCCGTCGCCACAGAGCAAAACATAGAGCATGCAAACGAGCAGTCACAAAAGCAGTGGTCACTGAAGACAGAAGGGCACTATCTGATGAACTCTCGTGATTTATGTATGGTGGAACATATCCCAGAGATGATTCAAGCGGGAATTACTAGCTTTAAGATTGAGGGTAGAATGAAGAGCATCCACTATGTTGCTACAGTAACGAATGTGTATCGACAAGCGATAGACTTATATTTACAGAACCCAGATGCATACAAAGTTGACCCCAATTGGATTAAGGAAATCCAAAAGGCATCTCATCGACCGTTAAGTACAGGATTTTATCTCCAAAAGCCTACGGAAAAAGAGCAAATGTATCGGGCGGGTGAACAGTTCCGCAGATATGACTTTGTTGGTATGGTAATGGAGTATAATGAGGAGACAAGAATTGCAACGGTAGAACAGAGAAATAATTTTAAAGTTGGCGATGAGCTGGAGGTTGTGAGTCCGGGAGGAGTACATTTCCAACAACTAATACATTGGATTACTAACGCTAAGGGTGAACAGGTAGATGTAGCACCACATCCGTTAGAAATTGTATATATTCCGATGGATCAGCCTGTAAAACCATATTCATTATTTAGGAAAGAAAGTTCAATATCTGTAGACGCATAA
- a CDS encoding peptidoglycan D,D-transpeptidase FtsI family protein, whose amino-acid sequence MDWNNDLHRKNIRRLVSLLFSFSILLTIILAHIGYIQLFAKNDYQGINLVSKSIEQRSRSVTLDIGRGDILDRKGLSFTGFEREAILVLPKRKEQLALEKKQIEELASILTIDEALLFNRFATIRLPELLKINQKVVYINEAQKQKIEALKLSGIFFADHKERYTDEMIARHVVGFIGQDPSLLQAKYKKYIENGVFSERDLVGKSGLERTYELDVKSEGDSRISYYIYQDRNQQLHPYYGLGIRLYENDNPYRPAKIVTTLDFEMQQSAERLLDSYQVEKGSIVVQDMENGDVLVMASRPNYNPNQIEIEKYNDTKNRAVAALFPGSVFKIVIAAAALEEGIVSLQDRFDCEGHLEFANGEKLKCWKEHGHLSLIDAFAESCNVTFAKLAIEIGRDKIEKYAQAFGLGSTISYYDSNRGIPQIYQEEHGQIFRIEGKNEQLIANTAIGQQDVQITPLQASNMLVTIMNHGRIYQPRLVQEIRGKNGYLIQAYHTQYKTPGLISRHTFYQLSKLLEAVVQKGTATTIGEAGILAGGKTGTAEIGKTGNVHRWFVAYYPANKPKYSISIVVEDVRSYEQIGTPTNLFKDFIINTLNQ is encoded by the coding sequence ATGGACTGGAACAATGATCTTCATCGTAAGAATATTAGGAGATTAGTATCTTTACTATTCTCATTTTCAATACTACTAACTATCATCTTAGCGCACATAGGATATATTCAACTGTTTGCCAAAAACGATTACCAGGGGATTAATCTCGTGAGTAAATCAATCGAGCAGCGTTCACGTTCTGTTACTTTAGATATTGGTCGTGGGGATATCTTAGATCGAAAGGGACTTTCCTTTACAGGTTTTGAGAGAGAAGCAATTCTTGTACTTCCTAAGAGGAAAGAACAGTTAGCGCTTGAAAAGAAGCAAATCGAAGAGTTAGCAAGCATATTAACAATTGACGAAGCATTACTATTTAATAGATTCGCGACGATTCGATTACCGGAACTACTAAAGATTAATCAGAAAGTTGTGTATATTAACGAAGCACAGAAACAGAAAATCGAGGCCTTGAAACTATCGGGTATTTTTTTTGCTGACCACAAAGAACGATACACAGATGAAATGATTGCAAGGCATGTGGTGGGTTTCATTGGACAAGATCCGAGTCTGTTACAAGCTAAGTATAAGAAATACATAGAAAACGGTGTCTTCTCAGAGCGTGATTTAGTAGGGAAATCTGGATTAGAAAGGACCTACGAATTGGATGTGAAAAGTGAAGGAGACTCGCGAATCTCCTATTACATATATCAAGACCGCAATCAACAGCTACACCCCTACTATGGTTTAGGCATTCGACTATATGAAAACGACAATCCATACCGCCCTGCCAAAATTGTAACAACACTCGATTTCGAAATGCAGCAATCAGCAGAACGATTACTAGACTCCTATCAAGTGGAAAAAGGGTCCATCGTAGTTCAAGACATGGAAAATGGCGATGTTTTAGTGATGGCTAGTAGACCGAATTATAACCCCAATCAAATAGAAATTGAAAAATATAACGATACGAAAAACCGAGCTGTAGCAGCTTTGTTTCCAGGATCTGTGTTTAAGATTGTGATTGCAGCGGCCGCATTAGAAGAAGGGATTGTTTCTTTACAAGATCGATTTGATTGTGAGGGGCATTTAGAGTTTGCTAATGGAGAAAAGCTAAAGTGTTGGAAAGAACACGGGCATTTATCGTTGATTGATGCGTTTGCAGAGTCGTGTAATGTTACATTTGCAAAGCTAGCGATTGAAATTGGTAGAGACAAAATAGAGAAATATGCGCAAGCTTTTGGACTGGGCTCGACAATCAGTTATTATGATTCCAATCGCGGGATTCCACAAATCTATCAAGAAGAGCATGGTCAAATCTTTCGAATCGAAGGAAAGAATGAGCAGTTGATTGCGAACACTGCCATAGGACAGCAGGATGTGCAGATTACTCCACTTCAGGCATCGAATATGTTGGTTACTATTATGAATCATGGGAGAATCTATCAGCCACGACTTGTTCAAGAAATTCGTGGAAAAAATGGTTATCTAATTCAAGCGTATCATACCCAATATAAAACTCCTGGATTAATTAGCAGACATACATTCTACCAATTGAGTAAACTACTAGAGGCAGTTGTACAAAAAGGGACAGCTACCACTATTGGAGAAGCAGGAATCTTAGCAGGGGGAAAGACTGGGACTGCTGAAATAGGAAAAACAGGGAATGTCCATCGCTGGTTTGTAGCATATTACCCAGCGAATAAGCCAAAATATTCAATAAGCATTGTTGTAGAAGATGTAAGGTCCTATGAACAAATAGGTACTCCGACCAATCTTTTTAAAGATTTCATTATTAATACTCTAAATCAATAA
- a CDS encoding GGDEF domain-containing protein: protein MGELEKDKNELEDIRKERQIKQLNDELIQLRDECQRLTHELDKWKEYARKDDMTEILNKREGKKMLNHEIEVARTTGNPLTICFVDIDDLKTINDVLGHMEGDNLILNTARILKENIRKHDVVYRFGGDEFVIIFPNTTHQEAQEVCCRIEKKIEDYNLQSTKFKLNISYGVCQYPTMNMPSITEYIQLADKKMYDMKKKC from the coding sequence ATGGGAGAATTGGAAAAAGATAAAAACGAGTTAGAAGATATCCGCAAAGAGCGTCAAATTAAACAACTAAATGACGAGCTTATTCAATTACGCGATGAATGCCAACGCTTAACACATGAACTAGACAAATGGAAGGAATATGCACGCAAGGATGATATGACTGAAATACTGAACAAAAGAGAAGGAAAAAAGATGTTAAATCATGAAATTGAAGTTGCTAGAACCACTGGAAATCCTTTAACAATCTGTTTTGTCGATATAGATGACCTGAAAACAATCAACGATGTACTTGGTCATATGGAAGGCGATAATTTAATATTAAATACAGCGAGAATACTGAAAGAGAATATTAGAAAACATGATGTTGTCTACCGTTTCGGAGGCGATGAATTTGTGATTATTTTCCCAAATACGACTCATCAAGAGGCTCAAGAAGTTTGCTGTAGAATTGAAAAAAAGATTGAAGATTATAATCTTCAATCTACTAAGTTCAAATTAAACATCAGCTATGGGGTTTGTCAGTATCCTACAATGAATATGCCATCGATTACTGAATATATTCAATTAGCTGATAAGAAGATGTACGATATGAAAAAGAAGTGTTAA
- the sigK gene encoding RNA polymerase sporulation sigma factor SigK: MPGLITALGLMFREIVLLFSYIKNNAFPKPLSEDEELATLTALQNGCGDSREKLIKHNLRLVAHIVKKFENTGEDTDDLISIGTIGLIKAINSYSLDKGTKLATYAARCIENEILMFLRSTKKMKKDVSLHDPIGHDKEGNEITLIDVLKSEDLEIGDTVALEMEKKKVVTRLDILNNREKQVIIARYGLTGDKEKTQREIAKGLGISRSYVSRIEKRALNKLYNEFYKKNH; encoded by the coding sequence GTGCCAGGCTTGATTACTGCCTTAGGTCTTATGTTTCGCGAGATTGTGTTGCTATTCTCTTATATTAAGAATAATGCATTTCCAAAGCCATTGTCAGAAGACGAAGAATTAGCGACATTAACTGCACTGCAAAATGGTTGTGGGGACTCTCGGGAGAAATTGATAAAGCATAATCTGCGTTTAGTAGCACATATTGTCAAAAAGTTTGAAAACACCGGGGAAGATACAGACGATTTAATCTCAATCGGTACGATTGGATTAATTAAAGCAATCAACAGTTACTCACTTGATAAAGGGACCAAGCTAGCAACCTATGCGGCGCGCTGTATTGAAAATGAAATCCTGATGTTCTTGCGTTCCACGAAGAAAATGAAAAAAGATGTTTCCTTACATGATCCGATTGGTCATGATAAAGAAGGAAATGAAATTACGTTAATTGATGTCTTAAAATCAGAGGATTTAGAGATTGGCGATACGGTAGCTTTAGAAATGGAGAAGAAGAAGGTTGTTACGAGGTTAGATATCTTGAATAATCGCGAAAAACAAGTGATTATAGCCCGTTATGGACTCACAGGAGATAAAGAAAAAACGCAACGGGAAATAGCGAAGGGACTTGGAATCTCTCGCTCTTACGTATCACGTATAGAGAAACGGGCTCTAAATAAATTATATAATGAGTTTTATAAGAAGAACCATTAA
- a CDS encoding putative DNA modification/repair radical SAM protein: MDLQQKLAILADGAKYDVSCSSSGSKRQAQADGIGNAAMSGICHSWAEDGRCISLLKILYTNYCIYDCVYCVNRASNDVPRAALTPEELANLTIEFYKRNYIEGLFLSSGVIKSPDYTMECIIRSLQLLREVYKFNGYIHVKAIPGADSTLIEQAGRYADRMSVNIELPSEQSLLMLAPQKKREMIVKPMIHIRNQIIQVKEEKAKYKKAPSFVPGGQSTQLIIGATNDKDYQILRLSEGLYQNMHLKRVYYSSYIPIVEHPNLPVTSKSSLLREHRLYQADWLLRYYGFDVDSLFANNPQHDLDLMLDPKSDWALRNLHIFPLEVNRADYEMLLKVPGIGVRSAKKIVIARRYGVVSYEGLKQIGVVLKRAQHFITCQGKYYGGSFDDAKIRQHLIGDKHKSSKQLAANPTNHGEQLSLF; encoded by the coding sequence GTGGACTTGCAACAGAAATTAGCGATCTTAGCAGATGGTGCGAAGTACGATGTTTCTTGTTCATCCAGTGGTAGTAAGCGGCAAGCACAAGCTGATGGGATAGGAAATGCTGCCATGAGTGGAATTTGTCATAGCTGGGCGGAAGACGGCAGATGTATTTCTCTGCTAAAAATTCTATATACGAATTATTGCATTTATGATTGTGTGTATTGTGTCAATCGCGCATCCAATGACGTGCCTCGAGCGGCTTTAACGCCGGAAGAGCTAGCAAATCTTACGATTGAATTTTATAAAAGAAATTATATAGAAGGTTTATTCTTAAGCTCTGGTGTAATCAAAAGCCCTGATTATACAATGGAGTGTATTATTCGTTCCTTACAGCTATTACGAGAAGTGTATAAATTCAATGGATATATTCACGTAAAGGCAATTCCAGGGGCGGATTCAACATTAATTGAACAAGCGGGACGTTATGCAGACCGCATGAGTGTCAACATTGAATTGCCCAGTGAACAAAGCCTATTGATGCTAGCCCCGCAGAAAAAACGCGAAATGATTGTGAAACCAATGATACATATCAGAAATCAGATTATACAGGTAAAGGAAGAGAAAGCGAAATATAAAAAAGCGCCTTCCTTTGTTCCAGGAGGTCAAAGCACGCAACTCATCATTGGCGCGACCAATGATAAGGACTACCAAATTCTGCGTCTATCAGAGGGACTTTATCAAAACATGCATTTAAAAAGAGTCTATTACTCATCCTACATACCGATCGTTGAACACCCCAACTTGCCTGTTACATCAAAATCATCCCTGTTAAGAGAACATCGCCTTTATCAAGCAGATTGGTTGTTGCGTTATTATGGATTTGATGTGGATAGTCTGTTTGCAAACAATCCACAACACGACTTAGATCTTATGTTAGATCCGAAATCCGATTGGGCTTTACGAAATTTGCATATCTTTCCGTTAGAGGTAAATCGTGCTGACTACGAGATGCTACTGAAAGTACCTGGTATTGGGGTGCGTTCCGCAAAAAAGATTGTGATTGCTAGAAGATATGGGGTCGTTTCCTATGAAGGTCTGAAGCAAATAGGTGTAGTTCTAAAGCGTGCTCAACATTTCATTACTTGTCAAGGGAAATACTATGGCGGTTCCTTTGATGATGCGAAGATTCGTCAACATTTAATAGGGGACAAGCACAAGAGCAGTAAGCAGTTAGCAGCAAATCCTACGAATCACGGGGAGCAACTATCACTATTTTAG
- a CDS encoding TIGR03915 family putative DNA repair protein: MAIYIYDGSFEGLLTAYHEIFHSRQAPDFIETRGSFAGHLFLPVIDVQTDVKVAEFVYKGIIEKKSNEIMGQIYKVFLSEEKGFEMIVYQYLKKLGKYGINISNNILDETTQQILRICQKVGRERHRMLGLLRFQKIEAEVEMYYASMEPDFNIVGLIAPHFAERLANQYWLIHDVKRKIAAIYNRQEWIVSDFSNFQQLSLASDEKDFQKLWKTYFQHIAIQDKINPSLQRQHMPQKYWKHLTEISRESW, from the coding sequence ATGGCAATTTACATCTATGATGGGAGTTTTGAAGGTTTATTGACAGCATACCATGAGATTTTCCATAGTAGGCAAGCCCCTGATTTTATCGAAACGAGGGGTTCTTTTGCAGGTCATCTTTTCCTCCCAGTGATTGATGTTCAGACGGATGTAAAAGTAGCAGAGTTTGTATATAAAGGGATTATAGAAAAGAAATCGAATGAAATTATGGGGCAGATTTATAAAGTTTTTCTTTCGGAAGAAAAGGGCTTTGAAATGATTGTTTATCAATATTTGAAGAAGTTAGGAAAGTACGGTATTAATATTTCTAACAATATCCTAGATGAGACTACCCAGCAAATTCTGAGAATTTGTCAAAAGGTAGGTAGAGAAAGGCATCGAATGCTAGGCCTGTTACGATTTCAAAAAATAGAAGCAGAAGTTGAGATGTACTACGCTTCGATGGAGCCAGACTTTAACATTGTGGGGTTAATTGCACCACATTTTGCAGAAAGGCTTGCGAATCAATATTGGCTGATTCATGATGTAAAGCGGAAAATTGCGGCAATATATAATAGGCAGGAATGGATTGTGTCAGACTTCTCTAATTTCCAGCAATTGTCTCTAGCTAGCGATGAAAAGGATTTTCAGAAATTATGGAAAACTTACTTCCAACATATTGCGATTCAGGATAAAATAAATCCATCCTTACAAAGGCAACATATGCCGCAGAAATATTGGAAGCATTTGACTGAAATCTCTCGAGAAAGCTGGTAA
- a CDS encoding MFS transporter, which yields MNRLFISYNWLLFFGIGSLYPLLAIYLEEVGLSGAQIGVILSIGPIVTIFAQPFWGYLSDRFQRPIGVITLTATLSAITVLGYLLLNHYIHFIVVAVLLALFHSPLVPISDSITLGYVKKHGVPFGNIRLWGAIGFALAVWITGFLMEFTFSGIIFYVFSIVLILTAILARWLPNEAEYVRTNFKQGISKLFRLPAYCLLLISTFLIFGAVHANNFYFGIYYTSIGGTVAGVGVVFLLAAGSEAPVMRIANYYISKFGLANILIFASSIGALRWFFFSMEPSSLWVVVVSISQGISVGLFIPASVMLVRELSPDDVKVTSMAIFSSAGTGLGTTFFTVLSGYIIEMYTPSSIYLLYGIASLVGITSLFFMKVYLIQAFQGERLQN from the coding sequence ATGAATAGACTATTTATCAGTTATAACTGGTTATTGTTCTTTGGGATAGGATCACTCTATCCCTTATTAGCGATATACTTAGAAGAAGTTGGATTATCTGGCGCCCAAATCGGCGTCATCTTATCGATTGGTCCGATTGTTACGATTTTTGCACAACCGTTTTGGGGATATCTCAGTGATCGATTTCAAAGACCTATCGGTGTGATAACCTTAACTGCAACTCTATCTGCAATTACTGTACTGGGATATTTATTATTGAACCATTATATCCATTTCATAGTAGTAGCCGTTTTGTTAGCTCTTTTTCACAGTCCGTTAGTACCTATATCTGATAGTATTACACTCGGGTATGTCAAGAAGCATGGTGTCCCATTTGGTAATATTCGTTTATGGGGTGCGATTGGCTTTGCTTTAGCTGTATGGATTACAGGATTCCTAATGGAATTTACTTTTTCAGGGATCATATTCTATGTATTCTCGATTGTTCTGATTTTGACTGCAATCCTTGCGCGCTGGCTTCCGAATGAGGCGGAATATGTGCGAACAAACTTCAAACAAGGAATATCTAAATTATTCCGTTTACCAGCCTATTGTTTGCTGCTAATCAGTACATTTCTGATTTTTGGAGCGGTTCATGCGAACAACTTCTATTTCGGAATTTATTATACGAGCATTGGTGGCACAGTAGCAGGTGTAGGGGTCGTATTCCTTTTAGCGGCTGGTAGTGAGGCACCTGTGATGCGAATCGCAAATTATTATATTTCGAAGTTTGGCTTAGCGAACATCTTAATCTTTGCTTCTAGTATTGGGGCTTTACGATGGTTTTTCTTTTCCATGGAACCTAGTAGTCTATGGGTCGTGGTTGTATCAATATCGCAAGGAATTTCAGTGGGTCTTTTCATCCCTGCTTCCGTGATGCTTGTTCGTGAGCTTTCTCCCGACGATGTAAAAGTGACTAGTATGGCAATTTTTTCAAGTGCAGGGACGGGTCTTGGGACGACTTTTTTTACAGTTCTTAGTGGATATATCATTGAAATGTATACGCCATCTTCTATTTATTTATTGTATGGCATTGCATCTCTAGTCGGCATTACCAGTTTGTTTTTTATGAAAGTGTATCTTATACAAGCATTTCAAGGTGAAAGATTACAAAATTGA
- a CDS encoding ROK family glucokinase produces the protein MEGVNPIQKLRIGIDLGGSSVKIGLINSLGSIVHSEKKPTPIGIGYKDILLAFTSYIENILKGKGLSWNAIDSVGVGVPAFIDYHNGIVLHVTNLGWKNVSLQSDLQALWKKPVFVDNDANLAALGESWKGAGRGYKEMLCVTIGTGIGGGLIINGHVYHGAHGMAGEIGHITSANHKGRLCNCGNIGCLETEVSARAIAIDATELAATNSKGSLYDEFSKGQGISTQFVIRQALEGDADCQLIIRNIASILGTSLGNIAAVLNPERIIIGGGVSHAGELLMNALRSSFMLSAPPLIAEQTTLHLAQLGNQAGMIGAARLAELSYKAESIEREG, from the coding sequence ATGGAAGGGGTAAATCCTATTCAAAAGCTGAGAATTGGAATCGATTTAGGTGGATCAAGTGTCAAAATTGGATTAATCAATTCATTAGGTAGCATTGTGCACAGCGAAAAGAAACCAACTCCCATTGGAATAGGGTACAAAGATATTTTATTGGCATTTACAAGCTACATCGAGAATATACTAAAAGGTAAAGGCTTGTCCTGGAATGCGATTGATAGTGTTGGAGTTGGTGTGCCTGCTTTTATAGACTATCATAATGGGATTGTCTTACATGTTACAAACCTCGGTTGGAAAAATGTTTCGCTGCAAAGTGATTTGCAGGCCTTGTGGAAGAAACCAGTGTTTGTAGATAATGATGCGAATCTTGCGGCCTTAGGTGAGAGTTGGAAGGGTGCAGGTCGAGGCTACAAAGAAATGCTTTGTGTCACGATTGGTACTGGGATTGGCGGAGGTCTAATTATTAACGGTCATGTGTATCATGGGGCACATGGGATGGCCGGCGAAATTGGACATATCACAAGTGCGAATCATAAAGGGCGTTTATGTAATTGTGGGAACATAGGCTGCTTAGAAACAGAAGTATCAGCAAGAGCAATTGCCATTGATGCAACGGAGTTAGCAGCTACAAATTCAAAAGGATCTTTATATGATGAATTCTCAAAAGGTCAAGGGATTTCCACTCAATTCGTTATTCGGCAGGCTCTTGAAGGGGACGCTGACTGTCAGTTGATTATACGAAATATTGCTTCAATCCTTGGTACTAGCTTAGGTAATATTGCGGCAGTGCTAAATCCTGAACGCATTATTATCGGAGGTGGCGTCAGCCATGCGGGAGAACTATTAATGAATGCACTGCGAAGCTCATTCATGCTCTCTGCACCACCTTTAATTGCCGAACAAACTACGCTACACTTAGCTCAATTAGGAAATCAGGCAGGCATGATTGGGGCTGCAAGACTTGCAGAATTATCATATAAAGCTGAATCCATAGAAAGGGAGGGATAA
- the glgB gene encoding 1,4-alpha-glucan branching protein GlgB: protein MAAMLPSRDDLYLFNEGSLFQSYKVFGAHVVESGLTSGIRFTVWAPNATAVRVIGNFNDWDGHRHAMERIDSFGVWTLFTTEASVYDLYKYEIHTTQGEVLSKADPFGVYSEIRPNFASVIYPLSGYQWQDEQWQKKHKSYKAHNEPVNIYEVHLGSWRLKDNGEHYTYRDLAVELVDYVVDMGYTHIEILPVMEHPFDGSWGYQITGYYSVTSRYGTPKDFMYFIDQCHQKGIGVILDWVPSHFCKDDHGLRMFDGTPIYEYTDSRKAEKGEWGTLSFDFAKHEVHSFLISNAMFWFEQFHIDGLRVDAVASMLYLDFGKEHGQWTRNEYGGRENIEAIAFLRKLNEAVFKHYPNVLIMAEESTAWPLVSAPTYLGGLGFNYKWNMGWMNDMLKYMELDSVHRKWHHQLLTFSFFYAFSENFILPISHDEVVHGKKSLLNKMPGDYWQKFANLRLFIGYMMTHPGKKLLFMGSEFGQFIEWNEKQALDWFLLDYEMHHKVQLYFKHINHFYKNNSILWELDHHQEGFSWIDPHDFNQSMITFMRLGEEKGSYFIIVCNFTPTYYENYRIGVPELAEYSEVFNSDLEIYGGSGQHNEKQLRAQKTKWHNQPFSLEVKIPPLATIILEPRKKERSV from the coding sequence ATGGCAGCAATGCTTCCTTCCAGGGATGATTTATACTTATTTAATGAAGGTAGTCTTTTTCAAAGCTACAAAGTTTTTGGTGCGCATGTAGTCGAGAGTGGACTAACTTCAGGAATCCGTTTTACAGTGTGGGCGCCGAACGCTACAGCAGTACGTGTGATAGGAAACTTTAATGATTGGGATGGACATCGACACGCAATGGAGCGTATCGATTCATTTGGCGTATGGACGCTTTTCACAACAGAAGCAAGTGTTTATGATCTTTATAAATATGAGATACATACTACCCAAGGTGAAGTACTTTCGAAAGCGGATCCATTTGGAGTATATTCTGAAATACGTCCTAATTTTGCCTCTGTCATTTATCCATTATCAGGTTATCAGTGGCAGGACGAGCAATGGCAAAAGAAACATAAAAGTTATAAGGCCCATAATGAACCAGTTAACATATATGAAGTGCATTTGGGTTCATGGAGATTAAAGGATAATGGGGAACATTATACATATCGTGATTTGGCGGTGGAGCTTGTCGACTATGTAGTCGATATGGGTTACACTCACATTGAAATCTTACCAGTGATGGAGCATCCCTTTGATGGATCATGGGGATATCAGATTACGGGATATTATTCGGTGACGAGCCGATATGGTACGCCAAAAGATTTTATGTACTTCATCGATCAATGTCACCAAAAGGGTATCGGCGTGATACTAGATTGGGTACCTAGCCATTTTTGTAAGGATGATCATGGTTTACGGATGTTTGATGGAACGCCTATATATGAATACACAGATTCAAGAAAAGCTGAAAAAGGTGAATGGGGAACCTTGAGCTTTGATTTTGCAAAGCATGAAGTACATAGTTTTTTAATTTCTAATGCAATGTTCTGGTTTGAACAATTCCATATAGATGGACTACGAGTTGACGCAGTTGCTAGTATGCTATATCTTGACTTCGGCAAAGAACATGGGCAATGGACACGTAATGAATACGGCGGAAGAGAAAACATTGAAGCGATTGCATTTCTCCGCAAATTAAATGAAGCGGTGTTCAAACATTATCCGAACGTCTTAATCATGGCCGAGGAATCAACAGCATGGCCATTAGTGAGTGCTCCTACATATCTAGGTGGTCTTGGATTTAATTATAAATGGAATATGGGTTGGATGAACGACATGTTGAAATACATGGAGCTAGATTCTGTCCATCGTAAATGGCATCATCAGTTATTAACATTCTCGTTTTTTTATGCGTTTTCAGAAAATTTTATTTTGCCAATTTCTCATGATGAAGTCGTGCATGGCAAAAAGTCGTTACTAAACAAAATGCCTGGTGACTATTGGCAGAAATTTGCGAATTTGCGCTTATTCATTGGCTATATGATGACACACCCTGGGAAAAAGCTATTATTTATGGGTTCGGAATTTGGGCAATTTATTGAATGGAATGAAAAGCAAGCTCTCGATTGGTTTTTACTTGATTATGAAATGCATCATAAAGTACAACTATATTTTAAACATATCAATCATTTTTATAAGAATAACAGCATACTTTGGGAGTTAGACCACCATCAAGAGGGTTTCTCATGGATTGATCCCCATGATTTCAACCAAAGCATGATTACTTTTATGAGATTAGGTGAGGAGAAGGGTTCCTACTTTATTATAGTGTGTAATTTTACGCCGACATACTATGAGAACTACCGCATAGGGGTCCCTGAGCTTGCAGAGTATAGCGAGGTTTTTAATAGCGACTTAGAAATATACGGAGGCTCAGGCCAGCATAACGAGAAGCAATTGCGGGCTCAAAAAACGAAATGGCACAATCAGCCGTTTAGCTTAGAAGTGAAAATACCTCCGTTAGCAACTATCATTTTAGAACCACGAAAAAAAGAGAGGAGCGTATGA